CGGTGGGAACGAGTTTTTCCAGCTCTATATGTTCAACCGATCGAAGGGAACCTGGCGACTTCTCACCGACGGTGTCAGCCGAAATGAGTCTCCTGCCTGGTCTCGTGGCGGGAGATTCATTTCCTACGCGTCGAACAAACGAAATAAAAAGGATACCGACGTCTGGATTATGGACCCTGACGCTCCGGAGAACGCATGGGCCGTCACAGAAAGAGAGGGAGCCTGGTATCCTGGAGCTTGGTCCTTTGATGACCGCTATCTGATTGTAGCACAGTACGTGTCTGCAAACGAAACCCGCCCGCATGTGGTGGACCTTACAGAGAAATCCATCTCACCCCTGTTCCCGGCCAATAAACCGCGGGCCGCTTTCTCCAGTTTTGAATGGAGTAAGGACGGGAAGACCATCTTCTATGTGTCAGACGAAGGTGGGGACTACAAACATGTGTACTTTCTCGATCGCGCGAGCGGCACTTCCAAGGACCTGACACCGGATCTGCAATCTGATATTGAGGGACTGGCCATTTCACGGAATGGCTCATGGCTCGCATATATTACAAACGAAGACGGCCGATCCGCGTTGCACCTACACACCTTCCCGGCAATGAAAGAGGTCCGGATAATAGGCCTCCCGGTCGGGATTATCAGCGGTCTCGAGTTCGACGACAGAAGTGAACGCCTTGCTATGACGGTGAACGCGGCCACAAGTCCCGGCGATGTCTACTCGGTCGATCTCGCTTCGAACAGGATTGACAGATGGACCAATAGTGAAGTCGGCGGCTTGGATACACGCTCCTTCATTGCTCCGGAGCTAGTCCGCTATCCGACATTCGATTCGCTGCAGGGTAAACCGCGACGTATCCCCGCGTTCGTGTACCGTCCGAAGGGGAGAGCAGGAAAAGCCCCCGTGGTAATTAATATTCATGGAGGCCCCGAGGGACAGTCGCGCCCGGGATTTAATCCTGCCTTTCAGTTCTGGTTGAATGAACTCAATTGCGTCGTTATCGATCCGAACGTACGCGGATCATCAGGTTACGGAAAAACATATCTGGAATCTGATAATTTCAAGAACCGCGAGCTCTCTGTGCGCGACATCGGCGCATTGCTCGATTGGATCGCGACACAGCCCGACATGGATCCTGCCCGTGTCGCCGTGATCGGAGGTTCGTACGGCGGATATATGGTGCTTGCATCCCTTGTGCATTTCGGTGATCGCATCCGATGCGGCGTCGACAACGTGGGTATTTCAAACTTTGTGACCTTCCTCGAAAACACGGAAAGTTACAGACGTGATTTACGCAGGGTGGAATACGGGGACGAACGCGATCCTGACATGCGGGCCTTTCTGCAGAGCATCTCTCCGCTCAATAACGCAGGGAAGATTCGGAGTCCGCTCTTTGTCGTTCAAGGCGAGAACGACCCCCGCGTCCCTGCGAGTGAGGCACGTCAGATTGTGACCGCTGTGGAAAAAAACGGGGTGGATGTTTGGTCGCTATTCGCAAAAGACGAGGGACACGGCTTCGCAAAAAAGCATAATCGCGACTACTACTCACGTGCGGTGATACTCTTTTTTGAGAAGTTCTTGCTGCAGAAATAACCCGGAACCAGGCAGTGCATTTTAGTACAGGAGAACAGTGATGTACCACTCCATCGAAGAATTCCTTGAAGACTGGCGGAATGAAAGCGGAGCTACCAAGAAGTTGTTTTCGGTGCTCACGGATGCGTCTTTAAAGAGGCAGGTCAATGATTCTGGCCGCTCGCTCGGGCGACTCGCATGGCACATTACGACCTCGATACCGGAAATGGGGGGTAAAACTGGACTGTCCGTGCAAGGGCCGGGAGAGGATTCTGACGTCCCTGACACAGCAATCGAAATCAATACTGCCTACGCGCAAGCTGCAGACTCCTTGGCCGAGGCGGTCGGCAATACGTGGAACGATAACACTCTCCTCGAGGAACGGAACATGTACGGAGAAACGTGGTCCAACAAAACCACGCTGGCGGTATTAGTTCGACATCAGATTCATCATCGTGCTCAGATGACGATCCTGATGAGGCAGGCAGGGTTGATTATCCCCGGCCTGTATGGGCCTTCGAAAGAGGAGTGGGTGCAGTTCGGAATGCCGCCACAGGAATGAAGCGGGAGAACATCCTTCGCGAAAGCACTGCGTATGGACCTTGGAATTGCCCTCATACGCGTTAGATGCACCTGTATTGCTCGTACAACAGAAAAAGGGCGGATCGTATGATCCGCCCTTTTTCGTGTCGAACCGGAGTGTGTTTATTTCACGAGCATCATCTTGCGCGTTGCGTTGAAGCTGCCTGCGCTCAAGCGATAGTAATAGACACCCGATGGGATTGTGCCGGCGTTCCAGGTTACACGGTAATTGCCCGCCGTATAAGTACTGTTCGCCAGGAGTGCGATCTCTTTTCCGCTCGCATCATACACAGCAAGACGCACGGTGCCGCTCTGCGGTACGCTGAACGTGATCGTGGTTGCTGGATTAAACGGATTCGGGTAATTCTGACCAAGTGCGTACGAAGAGGGCACGCCACCGACTTCTTCCACATCGAGCTTCTTCAGCTCTGCAATGGAGGATGTGAGCAGTTCCTTTGCGTACTTGAAGTTGTGCACGCCGAAGCTGCCGTCGTTGTTCACGAAGCCCCAATTGTAGGAGCAATCCTTCTGGAGCGGTGTGAGCGTTGTGTCAAGCGGACCCTTGGGATTGCCGTTCGCCTGCAGGGGCAGAAGGGCCTTCAACTCGTTAAGAAGCGTCTTGATCTCTTCCTGCTTCTCTTCGATTTCGCTCATCGTCACGCCGGATGTATGGCAGCTGACGCAACCCGTATTGTTTACGACATCGTCAGCCACATCGGGAGTGCCATTGTCGTAGACAACGCGGAAAGTGTGTCCACCGAGCTTGTTCTGGAGATCCTGGCTCGGCGGCGCAGCCATGTGGCACTGGGCGCACTTGTCTGCAATGTTCGTGTGTGCTGAGTTCGTGTACGTATAACCGGGGAACTCGCGGCCGTCCTGGCCATTCAGCATCGGACCCTGATGCGAACCATGCAGACCGCGGCTACTGACGCGCACGGAGTGGCAATCGGCACAGATTACGTCGATGGGTTTGCGAAGTTGATGCGCGTTGGTTGCATCATGCGGATCGTGGCATGTAACGCAGCCGACTGCGGCGGCATTCGAGTACGGAGCGTTCGTGAACGCCTTTGTGGGATCGGGACCGCCCTTGATGAACACGTCGATATAGCCATTGCTTGTATGGCAGCGGGCGCAGTCACTAGTCCACACCGTTTTGCTGCCACGGTTGATGTACTCGGGAGCGCCGGGCTCGTTCATCGAATTGCTGTGTGCAGAAGTACCATACTCTTCAACGGAGAGGTGATGCGGCGGTGCATCGTGGCACTGGTTACACTGCTGGCTTGCATAGTTGATCGCGATCTTGTTGTCGGTCTTTACACCGTTATGTGCACTGCCAGGTCCGTGACAGCTTTCACACTGCACGCCCGCACGCTTCGCAAGTTCGGGAGCGACCAGTTTGAGGGAATCCCAGTTACCCGCCTTCAGTGCGGTCGGGAATTTCCACGCCGATGTCTTCATCAGATGCACGAAGCCGTCGCCTTCCGCTGCGGGATCTGTAGCACCCGTTGTATGACAAGGGAGGCAGAAGGACTGGAAGTGACCGGCCGCGTCGTCGAGATTCGGCGCAAGGGCGTTCGCATGCGGAGTCGCCTTCCACGTCGTGGTGATCGCAGGGTGGCACACGCCGCATTCTGGCGGTACGGCTGACCCAATGATGCCGCCGACACCCACATACTTCGCCACGTTCACGACAAGTGTGTCGTCATCCGTACGATCCATGTTATCGGTGCCGATCATGCGGATGCGGTACGTTCCTTCGACGTCGGGCACAAACGATACGCGCAACGTATCGATGGTCGCGAATGCGGCGTTCGAACCACCCGGTTTTTCGAACAGCTCGAAAGTTGCCGATTTCCACCACTGGGCGGGAACGTCGGGCGATGTCGCTGTTGAGGGCTTGCCAACGCAAGCCAGATACACTTTTGAACCCTTGGCAACGTTGGGCAGTCCGTTGGACGGTTTGTCGATACCAGGGATCTTTTTAGCAACCATGTTTCCTGAAACGCCAAATGCGCGACACTTCGCGATCGGTGGCGTGACGGCCGCATTGGCTGCCAGCGTCAGGGCGGCAGCGCAAATCAGCGCCGCGACCGAAGCTTTGACAATGTGCATAAGAGAACCTCCGATGATGGGATATGGAGAGAGGTGCAGTGGATTCGGTGTCAACCGTTCACGGTTCCACAATTAGCGTACCACATCCTCGCGTGGCCACACCCCCAATATTCGGACATTTATATTCTGGTATATCTCTATAAAAAACAAAGGGGTATTCTTGGCGGCAGCAATGGGCGGTATGATCTGTTTCATTGATATTCCGATAATTGGGACGTATTATCTCCGTCATTTCCCAATCTCAATAATGCCCTGATGTCACGTATTATCGGCCTTCGTGGTAAAAAAAAGCCCCGCGGAGCGGGGCTGAGTTACTCAGATTTGCGGTCATGCCATGGCATGTTCGAGTTGCACGGTCACGTTCCATCCGAGTGCATCCTCTATTTCACCATACTGGATCCCTGTGATTGTATCATAGAAGTACTGAGCGATAGGCCCGATATTTCTTCCGTTTATCACCATTGAGGATCCGCGGTAAACGAGTTCGCCGACAGGAGAAATAACCGCGGCGGTTCCGGTGCCGAAGACTTCTTTCAGCCGGCCGTCTGCATGCGCGGACACAAGCTCCTCCACGGTGATGGGACGTTCAGTAACCCTCATGCCGCGCGCACGCGCGAGTGTCAGGACTGAATCGCGTGTGACACCCGCAAGAATGGATCCTTGTGAAAGCGCCGGTGTAATCAGTTCGTCGTCAACAACAAACATAATGTTCATCGCTCCCACCTCCTCAACGATTTCACGAGATACTCCATCGAGGAAGAGAACCTGAGCAAATCCCTTTTCCTTGGCGGTTTTCCCTGCATGGAGACTCGCCGCGTAATTCGCCGCTGTTTTTGCCGTGCCAAGTCCACCGCGCACTGCACGCACGTGTTCGTCGTCTACGAGAATGCGCACCGGATTAAGTCCCTCCGCGTAGTACGAAGCAACCGGTGAAGTCACGACTATGAGTCGGTACCCCTTCGACGCTTGCACTCCGAGGAAATTATCAGACCCGAATACGACGGGACGGATGTACAATGAATGCCCGCGTTTCTCGGGAATCCAGTCTTGATCCACGCGCACAAGTTCTTCAATCGCATGAACGAGGAAGTTCTCGTCAAACGCGGGGATGCAGACTTTTTCAGCGGAGTGATTCAATCGTGCGGCGTTTTTGTGTGGCCGGAAAATATTCGCCCCACCCTGCTTCGAACGGAACGCCTTCAAACCCTCGAAGATCGACTGTCCGTAGTGGAGAGTACACATTGTCGGTTCGATTTCCATCGGACCGTACGGCACAATGCGGAAATCTCCCCATTCGCCATCTTTATAGTCCGCCACAAACATGTGGTCGGAGAAATACACGCCGAATCCAAGATTGTTCCAATCCACCGCGTCTCTTCGGCTCGCAGTGCTTCTGGTGAGTTCAATATGATCCATCTCTTTTCCTGTGATGTTCGACGGATAGGTGCGGGGTGGATTCCTGTAGGAATGCTAATATACAGCGAGGAGAAATCAAAGGGGAACCCAGGGACTCGTTTGCGGAGAAGCATTATCCCCATTAGAAGATCGGCCACACGCACGCACCGAGGTGCCGCCGGCTTTATAAAAAAACCACGCGGCATATAGCCGCGTGGTAGTGAAAGGATCTTGCTGTCCGAAACAGCTAGGCGTGCGTCGGTGCAGCGACGACTGTGCTGATCTCGAATTCGGGCGGGTCCTGCATGTGCTTCTTTACGGCGCAAAGTGATGCGGCATTCACAAGAGCGTCGCGATATTTTTCCGGAAAGTCAGGGGGCACCGATATTTCGATGTCAATCCGTCCTATCATCCGCTTGAGCGGATCGAAGTGCATCCGTTGCGTGAGCTCAATGCCCTCGGTCGAAAGTCCGCGTTGCTGGCAGAAGCCGAGCACGTAGATTCCCGCACATGTTCCCAGGGAGGCGAGGAATGTATCAAATGGTGTCGGAGCCGATCCGTCCCCACCGCCGGCCATCGGCTGATCCGTTGAGATCTCAAAACCGTTATACAAAGCGTGAACCTTTTTGTTGCCTGGAAAAACGATTTTCATGTCCATGAGAAACTTCATCTTTGTGTGGATTGTGACTGAACTATCACTGTCATAACAATGTGATGATCGAATTGCGAATGCGGATTCACACACATCGGCCCGCTGATCATGAGGAGCGACGCTCTCATGTCGGCGCATCGTATATTGCATTTTTTTTAGCGGTATAGAACACTGCTATCCGTGACGGCGCCGCACGCATCACGACATTTACCTCTGACGGACGCGACAATGGAGCTGCTCGAATACACAGTTTTTCCCGAGATGGTGGATCGTATTGAATTTGCCATGATAGGCCTGCATGGACGAGATGCGGACAAACATGCCTTCTTCCCGTTTGTGCGCCAGATGGGATTTCTCCACACTCAGTGGACGCTACCCTCCGCACCCTTCTCGCACGAAAATGCTCCTGGAATCAGACGGTGGTTCGACAAGGAGACGGAGAACCTCGAGCAGATGGAATCCAGCCGTTCGCACATTTCGCAGATCATCGAATCCCGGCTCAAGGATGGAGTTGCGGCGGAGAATATTTTCCTCGTCGGGTTCTCCCAAGGTGCTGTAATGGCATTGCACACCGCGTTACGTTACCCTCAGCGCTTGGGAGGTGTCGTCGCACTTTCCGGGTATCTCGCCCTGCCTCTCAATCTTCAGAAGGAAGCCCACCCAGCCAACCGGCGGATTCCTGTATTCATCGCACACGGCACTCGCGATGAAACTCTTCCCGTTGAGCACAGCAGGATTGCGACCTCGGTGTTGCGCGAGATGGGTTACTCTGTCGACTTCTTTGAATCTGACACAGGACATCGAATCAGCAGTGAAACCGTGAAGAAGATTCGCGCATTTTTGCATCGCCATATGTACGGTGTTTCGATTGACGACCAAAGGGCAGCAGACGCCCACATCGCACCATTCTAGATCTTGTTGCAAAGTCCGAAAAATAGGATCACTGCTGACTCAAGCCATCATGACATCGTATGAAAGCTCCCTACTGCAGGCATGTATGATTGCCTTGTGGATTGGCTTTACTCCGCATATATTTCAAACGTGACTTTGCCTAGGTCTTAAGACGATGCGCGCAATGCGAAACTTTCTCTTGGTGATTGCTCCTCTCATTTTCATCGGGCCCATTACGTCGGCTCAAGATGACGGTCGCATTGTGTTCAAGGATCCAAAAAGTCCAGAAAACGAAGTGCTGACCGACGAGGAGCTGAGCCCGAAGACTCACGCGTGGGGACTCGACTTGATGATCGGAAACGACGGCTTCGGACTCGGAATGTTTTACCATCATCTCCTCAATGACGTTGTCACCGCCTTCGCCACGTGTAGTTTTTCGGAGGCTCGCGATGTGCGACAAATTGATTTTGTAAATTATTGGACGGGTGCTCAGTGGTCTCCGAATAAGGTAAATCGGGTCTTCCGGGTCCCCCTCTTCGTTGGCGTGCAATACAGGCTCTTTGCTGAAGATATCACGGACAATTTCCGCCCATACGTTCAGGCCGGGGCTGGGCCTGTGATGCTCTACATCACACCCGCGGAAAAGGAATTTTTTTCGAGCCTCACCGATGGCTTTACCAAGTACACCTACGGCGGCTTTGTTGGCGCGGGTGCACAATTCGGCTTTGACAGGTCGAGCGTCTTCGGATTAAACCTTCGCTACATGATCATTCCTACTCCCAAAGGCATCCAGAGCGTCCAGGAAGGAGTTCTTGCCAACGCGAATGGGTTCTTCATAGCCATTAATCTGGGGATATCGTTTTAGCGACTCGCTCTTCCCATAGTTGACAAAAACCCGCCGATATGCGGGTTTTTTTGTCGCGATTTCGTGTTGATGGCGTCCCACACTGATACCCACAGAGTGCGGAAAAGTGCCGGAGTACGGATTTCCAAACGCATCGAATGATTCGTTGCCCTCGGCACTATTCTTGCACTGTTATTGAGAAAGAGAACTTTGCGCCTCAGATAATGCAATCGGTGCTGATAATCGCGGAAATCACAACGGGAAAACTCGTGCAGAAGTATCTTCTCCACGAGTATTCCACCGTTGTTCTCCACCACGACAGCAGTGTAGAGTCACTGCCTGATGGTCATTTTGATACTATCATCCTCGATGCGTCTCGTTGTCCGGAAAATATTCCTGGTGCACTCCGCGAGCTTGCAGTTCGCACGGCCTGCTCCCGCATTATTCTGCTCCGGTCGATGGAAGCTGCTGACGGAGAATCTTTATCGCTATCCGAGCATCCTACAGTGGAAATATCTTGGACCAGCAAACCCATCAAATTGGCTGAATTGGCCGAACTGCTTCGGGCACGGGCATAATGTCCACGAAAACGGCGAAAAATCAATCAAATTTAGCTAAACACATGTCATAGTGAGAAAAGTTTCCGAAGAGCTTGACTTTCGTACACAAGAAAACATATTTTTACGCAATGCTTTACCTTCGCCCTCCTCTCACATATCATATACCTACCTGCGTTGACACAGGGGGTCGTTACGTTTCTCGCATGTTCGGCCTTGTCCGGACAACGTCCTCGCGAATCCCTTCTACTCCGTACCCCCCACGGTGTAGTTACAACTAGGTCACATCTATTTGAGGATTCAACCTCACGCCGCCGCAAGTACACCCCCCTTGCGGCGGTCCTTTTTTTATCCAGAGATAAAAGACACGGACGTCCGTTTCACCCAGTATGGCACGCAGGAAAATCGAAGGTTATTCGGCTTCGGAGATGGTGTATGAATGTGTGATGTCCATTGCCTTTCGGTACATCGCTGTAACGCCACAGTATTTGTCGAGTGAGAGATTGATTGCTCGTTCCAGATCCTGCGCCTGCAATCCGGTGCCAAAGAACCGATACTCGATGTGCATTGAGGTGAATACTTTCGGATGCTCCTCAGTCTCTTCTGCGCTGATCGCCAATTCGAATCTGTCGAGAGGCACTCTTTTTTTAGCGAGAATTGAGGCGACGTCGCTACCCGTACACCCCGCCAAAGCCAGCAACATCAGCTCCTTAGGCCTGATCCCTGCATCAGCCCCTCCAAATGCAACCGGACCGTCCATCGTAAGCCAATGCTTGGAGTCCGTGCGTCCACTGAACGTGATTCCGTTCTTAGAGATCTGTGTTACGAATGCGGTTTTCGTTGCCATATCGTGGTCCGTAATATGAAGGTTCTTCGTGTGTGATGCTCGCCGGCCACGAAAGGTTCACCTCTAATCCTCGATCAAATCCTCTTCTTCAAGCAGGCGATAGACCGTCGTCCGGCTGATAGAAAGCCTCTGGGCTACCTCGCTGATATTCCCCTCGCACAGTTCAAATGCTTTTCGGATAATACTCTTCTTGAATGACTCGAACGGCAGGAGATCGTTGGGAGATGTCATCTTGAACATGGTATCGGTGAGTTGCGCCGATACTCCGTCATCACCGTAGGCACTGATCTCGATCGGGAGGCAGTCAAGGGTGATCACCGGATCCTCCGTGAGAAGAATGGAGCGCTCCACAACACTCTGCAATTCGCGGACATTACCAGGCCATGGATATCGCGTCATTGCGAGAATGGCCTCTTTGGAAAATCCGCGCACATCCTTCTGCTGCCTGTCGATAGATTTCTCAAGGAAGTGTTCGGCCAGGAGCACGATATCGTCCTTTCTCTCACGGAGCGGTGGAATACTGATTGGGAAAGTCGCGAGGCGGTAATATAGATCCTCCCGGAATGTGCCATCCTTCACCATGGATTTCAAGTCGCTATTCGTAGCTGAAATGATTCGTACATCAACCCGAAGTGAATTCAGGCCACCAACCCGGCTGAATTCTTTTTGTTGAATAGCGCGCAGTACTTTCGCCTGTAGCTTGTATTCCATCGTACCGATCTCGTCGAGGAATAGGGTGCCGCCATGAGCAGCTTCAAACTTCCCGATTTTCTGTGTGTCTGCGCCGGTGAACGCACCTTTTTCGTGACCGAAGAGCTCGCTCTCAAGCAGCTCCGAAGGAATCGCTGCGCAATTGACAACAACAAAGGGCTTGTCGCTCCTATTTCCGATCTGATGCAATGCGGTGGCGATCAGGTCTTTGCCCGTGCCACTCTCACCCTCGATCAATATCGAAACGAGAGAATTCGCTGATTTTCGTACGAGGCGAAAGACCTCTTGCATACGGCGGTCGATCGAAACAATACTCGGGAAGACCGCATTCTCGGCCAGGCGTTGCTGCATCTGGCGCACTTTCATCGCGAGTTCAAATTCGCGAATGGCATTTCGTGTTACGACTTCAAGCCGTTCCCGGTCGACAGGTTTTTCAAGGTAATCGTATGCCCCATAGTGAATGGCGTCGATGGCAACCTGAACGCTGTTCTGCGCTGACAGCATGACGACTGGAATATGCGGGTACTCTGCCTTGACACGCTTGAGTATCTCGATGCCGTCGATCTTAGGCATCATGATATCGAGCAGAATCAAACACGGCTCCTGTGCAAGGTTGTCGAGGCAGGCCTGCGGGTCGTCAAACTCACGAACTGGAAGCTTCCACAGTTTTTCAACCCACATGCGCAGAAGCACAAGGTTCTGCCGCTCATCATCGACGAGAAAAACAGGATGATCCTGTAAGCTTATTTCATCCATCGTGTGCCTATGCCAAGCAATGTGTTTTAGTGTAGCGCGGTATCGATCGGGAAACTGCATCGGAAGGAGATTCCTTCCCCATCTCGGCTTTCCACAGTGACAAATCCATGCAGGGAATCTACAATGTCTTTGGCAATGCTCAAACCGAGGTTTCCTCCAGAGTATCCCGATAGCGCGCTTGGCATCGTCGCGATGTCAAACAGTCTGGCTGCGTCCTGAGCGGACAGAGAGGTCCCGTTGTCGGAAATTATCATCTCCACAGCATGGGGTCCTCTGGCAAGCGAGAGACTCACCCAGCCGTTCGTTGAGACTCGAGTGACACAGTAGTTCAGAAGAATACCCAGCAATC
This is a stretch of genomic DNA from Ignavibacteriota bacterium. It encodes these proteins:
- a CDS encoding S9 family peptidase encodes the protein MKRSFALLLLLFGPFLQAQLLPGDNLVVQGIPPIPVQLAERTNQYLNVRAASFRDWDRAGKGLYITTRFGNTAQVHVVDSPGAARRQLTFFDEPIGSALSDPRPGRDGFLFSKDIGGNEFFQLYMFNRSKGTWRLLTDGVSRNESPAWSRGGRFISYASNKRNKKDTDVWIMDPDAPENAWAVTEREGAWYPGAWSFDDRYLIVAQYVSANETRPHVVDLTEKSISPLFPANKPRAAFSSFEWSKDGKTIFYVSDEGGDYKHVYFLDRASGTSKDLTPDLQSDIEGLAISRNGSWLAYITNEDGRSALHLHTFPAMKEVRIIGLPVGIISGLEFDDRSERLAMTVNAATSPGDVYSVDLASNRIDRWTNSEVGGLDTRSFIAPELVRYPTFDSLQGKPRRIPAFVYRPKGRAGKAPVVINIHGGPEGQSRPGFNPAFQFWLNELNCVVIDPNVRGSSGYGKTYLESDNFKNRELSVRDIGALLDWIATQPDMDPARVAVIGGSYGGYMVLASLVHFGDRIRCGVDNVGISNFVTFLENTESYRRDLRRVEYGDERDPDMRAFLQSISPLNNAGKIRSPLFVVQGENDPRVPASEARQIVTAVEKNGVDVWSLFAKDEGHGFAKKHNRDYYSRAVILFFEKFLLQK
- a CDS encoding T9SS type A sorting domain-containing protein, with protein sequence MHIVKASVAALICAAALTLAANAAVTPPIAKCRAFGVSGNMVAKKIPGIDKPSNGLPNVAKGSKVYLACVGKPSTATSPDVPAQWWKSATFELFEKPGGSNAAFATIDTLRVSFVPDVEGTYRIRMIGTDNMDRTDDDTLVVNVAKYVGVGGIIGSAVPPECGVCHPAITTTWKATPHANALAPNLDDAAGHFQSFCLPCHTTGATDPAAEGDGFVHLMKTSAWKFPTALKAGNWDSLKLVAPELAKRAGVQCESCHGPGSAHNGVKTDNKIAINYASQQCNQCHDAPPHHLSVEEYGTSAHSNSMNEPGAPEYINRGSKTVWTSDCARCHTSNGYIDVFIKGGPDPTKAFTNAPYSNAAAVGCVTCHDPHDATNAHQLRKPIDVICADCHSVRVSSRGLHGSHQGPMLNGQDGREFPGYTYTNSAHTNIADKCAQCHMAAPPSQDLQNKLGGHTFRVVYDNGTPDVADDVVNNTGCVSCHTSGVTMSEIEEKQEEIKTLLNELKALLPLQANGNPKGPLDTTLTPLQKDCSYNWGFVNNDGSFGVHNFKYAKELLTSSIAELKKLDVEEVGGVPSSYALGQNYPNPFNPATTITFSVPQSGTVRLAVYDASGKEIALLANSTYTAGNYRVTWNAGTIPSGVYYYRLSAGSFNATRKMMLVK
- a CDS encoding branched-chain amino acid aminotransferase — protein: MDHIELTRSTASRRDAVDWNNLGFGVYFSDHMFVADYKDGEWGDFRIVPYGPMEIEPTMCTLHYGQSIFEGLKAFRSKQGGANIFRPHKNAARLNHSAEKVCIPAFDENFLVHAIEELVRVDQDWIPEKRGHSLYIRPVVFGSDNFLGVQASKGYRLIVVTSPVASYYAEGLNPVRILVDDEHVRAVRGGLGTAKTAANYAASLHAGKTAKEKGFAQVLFLDGVSREIVEEVGAMNIMFVVDDELITPALSQGSILAGVTRDSVLTLARARGMRVTERPITVEELVSAHADGRLKEVFGTGTAAVISPVGELVYRGSSMVINGRNIGPIAQYFYDTITGIQYGEIEDALGWNVTVQLEHAMA
- a CDS encoding OsmC family protein, which codes for MDMKIVFPGNKKVHALYNGFEISTDQPMAGGGDGSAPTPFDTFLASLGTCAGIYVLGFCQQRGLSTEGIELTQRMHFDPLKRMIGRIDIEISVPPDFPEKYRDALVNAASLCAVKKHMQDPPEFEISTVVAAPTHA
- a CDS encoding dienelactone hydrolase family protein; protein product: MELLEYTVFPEMVDRIEFAMIGLHGRDADKHAFFPFVRQMGFLHTQWTLPSAPFSHENAPGIRRWFDKETENLEQMESSRSHISQIIESRLKDGVAAENIFLVGFSQGAVMALHTALRYPQRLGGVVALSGYLALPLNLQKEAHPANRRIPVFIAHGTRDETLPVEHSRIATSVLREMGYSVDFFESDTGHRISSETVKKIRAFLHRHMYGVSIDDQRAADAHIAPF
- a CDS encoding OsmC family protein; its protein translation is MATKTAFVTQISKNGITFSGRTDSKHWLTMDGPVAFGGADAGIRPKELMLLALAGCTGSDVASILAKKRVPLDRFELAISAEETEEHPKVFTSMHIEYRFFGTGLQAQDLERAINLSLDKYCGVTAMYRKAMDITHSYTISEAE
- a CDS encoding sigma-54-dependent Fis family transcriptional regulator, whose product is MDEISLQDHPVFLVDDERQNLVLLRMWVEKLWKLPVREFDDPQACLDNLAQEPCLILLDIMMPKIDGIEILKRVKAEYPHIPVVMLSAQNSVQVAIDAIHYGAYDYLEKPVDRERLEVVTRNAIREFELAMKVRQMQQRLAENAVFPSIVSIDRRMQEVFRLVRKSANSLVSILIEGESGTGKDLIATALHQIGNRSDKPFVVVNCAAIPSELLESELFGHEKGAFTGADTQKIGKFEAAHGGTLFLDEIGTMEYKLQAKVLRAIQQKEFSRVGGLNSLRVDVRIISATNSDLKSMVKDGTFREDLYYRLATFPISIPPLRERKDDIVLLAEHFLEKSIDRQQKDVRGFSKEAILAMTRYPWPGNVRELQSVVERSILLTEDPVITLDCLPIEISAYGDDGVSAQLTDTMFKMTSPNDLLPFESFKKSIIRKAFELCEGNISEVAQRLSISRTTVYRLLEEEDLIED